The following nucleotide sequence is from Vibrio sp. SCSIO 43136.
TTAAAAGTATTTGAATCGGTTGCTCGCCTTATGAGCTTTACTAAGGCGGCGGATGAACTGCACGTCACGCAAAGTGCCGTAAGCCGACAAATCAAACAACTTGAGGATGAGTTAAACGCAACCTTAGTGGTGCGTAAGCACCGAGCTATTGAGCTGACTGCTAAAGGCAAAGATCTCTATGAGGTGTTACGAAAAAACTTCCACGAACTCGAAACGTTATTTAAGCGATGGCAAAAACCCGACAAGCAACGAATCGTGATTAAAAGTTCATTGAGCTTTGCGACCCGCATCTTGCTTACCAAGGTTTCAGAATTGAATGAACGCTACCCTGACTACGAAATAGTGATCATTCCATCGATTGAGGAAAACCCAGAGCTGTCTAGCGAAGATTGTGATTTACTGATCATAAATACCCTTAACTATCAGCGTTATATCAACCATCCCAATGTAACCTTTATGCGTGACGAGTATATGGCCCCGGTGTACGCAAAATCGTTAAGGGAAGACGAAATATCGCTCGACGACGTGCTGGTGCTACCGCACCTACACGCAACCTTAGATCATTTAGATTGGAAACTATGGTTTAGCCAAGCAGAGCTAAAAGGCACCAAAGTTGGCCGCGATACGGTGTTTTTCAGTCTCGATCTGGCGCTAAGTGCCTGCCTTTCAGGGCAAGGCGTAACTGTAACGGATCTACTGCTGGTGCTTCCCGAGTTAAAACGAGGCTTCCTAGCATGCCCAGAAAAAATCATTCTCCAGCATAGCCAATGGAAATACCTGTGCTATCAAGGTAATCAATCTGCAATTATTAGCGAGATATACGATTGGCTAATGGCGCAAACTCGCTCAGAAAGAGACCAGTTGCGCCAACTATGCGATGAAATGAACTGGGATTACTCAAGCGTCTCCTTGTGATTAGGTATAACACCTATATCTTTTCAGTTGGTCGCCAGTTGTGGCGACAAACCCTGTTTATTGCGAATATCATTCCATAGCACTGGCGCAATAATCAAAGACAGCACCACGTTAGATAGAGGCACACTTAACCAAATCCCATCGAGACCAATCCAGTTTGGCAGCACGTATAGGAAAGGTAGCTGAATAAGCATATTACCCGCCGATACCGCCAACGCTTTGCCGCCTTGGTTCACTGACATGAAATAGACAGACGCCACAAAGATAAAGCCATCTAACGCCAATGCAAACAAGTGAAGGCGCATGCCATGAACGGTTGCTTCCAGCAGAGCTTGGTCACCTTGACTAAACATTCCTACCACAGATTCAGGGAACAGGTTGAGAAACACCACCATCAAGATGCCCAGAACCAAGACCGATTTCAGTGCGATGGTGAGTACTGTACTGACTTTTTGGCCCTGCCTTGCACCAAAAAAGTAGCTCGCCAGAGGCTGCATGCCGTTTGCCAAACCTTCTGCGGTTAAATAGTAAAGCACCCCAATGTAGCCAATCACCGCAAACGCCCCAACGTGCACTGATGAGCCATGAATAAGCAATAGCTTATTATGTACCGCTGCGATAAAGCCAAAGTAGAAGAACATCAATAAGCCTGACGCACCTAGACCCAAAGTACGAGCACCAATTTTGGCATCGAGCTTGAACTGAGAGACAGATAAACGAGTCTGCGATTTGTGTGAGAAAAAATACCAAAGTGCAATCACCACCACGATCAACTGAGAAATCAGCGTTGCTATAGCGGCGCCTTCAAGCGCAAGGTCCCATACCCCAATAAATAGGTAATCCAACACAATATTGACCACTGCACCCACCACCATTAAGCCAGTGGCAAAGTTAGGACTATTGTCGTTACGAATCAACATTGGTAGGGCTGCTGCTGCCACGGTAAACATGGCTCCCCAAGAAAATACTGCAACATATTCCGAGCCAAGAGTAAGCACGTTGCCTTCAGCGCCTTGAGCGGTTAATACCCACACACCAAAATTATGTAGGACTAAGGATGCCACCAGCCCGAGCAAAACCGACAAACCTAAGCTGGTCGAAAGTGCAGCTTTTGAAGCTCTGAAATTTTCTTCACCACGGAATATAGACACGAGACTGCCGCCGCCCATACCCACCATGACACCGAGGCCTGCGACAATACCGATCAAAGGCCATGCAAGGTTGATCCCAGCCAAACCTTGATAGCCAATGAAGTGACCAACAAACATACCATCCACGACTTGATAGAGACCATTCACTACCATGGCAGCAATGGACGGTATGGCAAAACGCCAAAAGGTCTTGGTGATGGATTCATTTTTGTCGATGTCGAGAGAGTTTTGCATGACCTAACTGCCGATCTAATAACTGATATGAATTGCATTATGCTTGAAGGCGAGATTTAAGGAAGTTAGTATCTATCCGAAATTCGGATAGATAGAGCGAATCAAAATCATGAACTGGACACTCGATCAACTCGAAGCCTTCGTAACTTCAGTCAAACAAGGCTCTTTTTCCGCCGCAGCAAGAAAGCTTGGCAAAGCTCAATCCCGAGTGAGTACATCGATAGCTAACCTTGAAGCCGATCTCGGCATCGAGCTATTTGATCGCTCCTCTCGCCTCCCCACGCTTACCCAAGCAGGTAAGGAGATGTATGGTGAGGCTGAGTCGATATTGAGCCAATGCCAGCGACTCGAAGCGCGCGCTTTTAGCGTCAGTGCTAAGCAAGAAGTTGCCTTGACCATTGCGATGGACGAAGCCGTACCAATTGGTGCTTTTGAACAGTTTTTCGAACAAGTCGCTGATAGGTTTCCATTGCTAAAACTTACCATTATCAATGGCTCGCAAGAAGACATCGCCCAATGGGTGGATGAGAAAAAAGCCGACTTAGGGATCTTGTTCCACGTCAGCACCTTGCCTGAGAGCCTAGAGTTCGCCTCTATCGGCCAGTTTCAGCACTCTTTGATTGTCAGTAAACATCACGACCTAGCCAGTACACCAGAGCCTACTATTACCCAGCTTTCTCGCTACAAACAGCTGGTGATCTGTGATCGTATGGGGCACTCGAAGGGACAAGCAATATGTGCCAACCACTGGTTTATCGACAGTTACTACTACATCACAGCACTGGTGATGAGAAACATCGGTTGGGCATTAGTGCCAGAACACCTCGCCAGAGACGATTTTCATCGCCAAGACATTGTTGAACTTAGCACCAAACATATTCCCCACTCGGTACTGGTTGAAATGGGCATCGTCAAGCGTGCCGATCGGGGGGAAGGTGAAGTGAGTGATTGGATCTATCAAGGTTTGGTAGACCGATTTAATCGTCAATAGACACTCAGCACTACAAAAATATAATTATAAAAATCAAATGAATAACTAAGATTGATCGCATGATGTTCAATCTTCGCTTGGCACAAAACTTTAAAGTTGTATTATATATACATGTTTAAAAGGCGAGCCTGTCCTATGTTGAATATCACTGATCTCAAAGTCGAAGAAAAAATCACACCGCTACTGCGTTTAGGTTTTCGACCATTTTTCTTACTCGGCAGTGGCTATGCTGCTCTGTCGGTAGCGATTTGGGTTTATGCTTTCCAAAATGGGCAACCAGATATGCTGGGGGTTCCAGCACTGTGGTGGCACGTACACGAAATGCTGTTTGGCTTTGCAATGGCGATAGTGGCAGGCTTTACATTAACAGCAGTACAAAACTGGACTGGCGTTAACGGCACCAAAAGCCGTCGCTTAGCTTGGCTAGTCGGCCTATGGCTTGCACCACGAATCCTATTTTGGACACCTGCACCACTGTGGTTAATCTCCTCAATTGAAGCGGTATTCTTAGCCATGCTCGCATACGAAATAGGTTGGCGAGTCTACAAGGTTAAGGGCTGGCGCAATCTATTCTTCGTACCGCTGTTCATTCTTGCGCTTATAGCAAACTTTGCCAGCTACGCCACCATCAAAGGCATGCCTCCGTTTACCTCCATGGCTGTATGGCAGGCGATGCTGTGGTGGTTTGTGCTGCTGCTTTCCGTCATGGGTAACCGAGTGATCCCATTTTTCACTGCAAGGCGATTTAACTTCGAGAAACCGCAACCCCTGTTTTGGCTCGACTTTGTTGCTACCATGCCGCTGGTGTTGATGTTTGTCCTAAGCTTTTTCCCACTAGTACAAGCTGAACTTCAGCAACCGATTCTATTGTTCGCAGGTATCTTCCAACTCGCCCGCTTTGTGCGTTGGAAGAGCTGGAAAACCCTTAGCGAACCACTGGTATGGTCACTACACCTAAGTTACCAGTGTTTACCTGTCGCCCTTATATTAAAAGGATTTGCTGGCAGCAGTTATTTCTCTCATACCCTTTGGCACCTCATTGCAATCGGCGGTTTAGGCGGGTTAATTCTGGCGATGATTAGCCGCGTAACATTAGGACATACAGGAAGAGACATCTATAAGGGGCCAAACATGGCGATCCCATTTGCCTTAGTTTTGGTAGCAGCAATCGTGCGCAGTATCGCAGTCAGCTATTTTCCGCAGTACACAATGCAACTAATCGACCTAACCGCTGGTCTATGGATAGTAGCGTTTGCGTGGTACGTGGTGAAGTTTGGACCAATGCTAGCCAAGCCTCGCACCGATAACAGGCCGGGTTAGGTTAATAAAACCCCTGATAAGTCAGACTTTTGTCAGAGCTATTGTTCAAGGTGCTAAGCTACAGTAACGTAATCAACACTTAGTGCTTTGAGCACACTGATAAAAGAACTCCTGTGAGGAACTCATGAAAAAGACTCTAATTACTGCAGCTATTGCTTTGCTTTCAACTCAAACGTTTGCAAGCGATTCATCAGAAGTTGTCGTGCTTAGCCTTAAAACAATGGTCGGCGACCAAGTCGTTGCAAAAACTGAGCTTTTCTCAAACCAAGTAGACCCAAACACTAGCAGCATTGACGATACTTTCCGCCTTGTAGTGAATGGAAAAACCGTTGATGCTCCTCAAGAGCTACTTGCTGACATCAGCCGTGAGCGTCGCTCTTACAGCTACGACAGCCAATCAGGCGGCATTGAAAACCCACAAAGCCAGATGATGTGTATGCTAGGTGGTGAACCAGTAGGCTACGTTCTAGAAACTCGTTACCTAACCTTTGACGATTCATCAGTCATCAAAGGTCACGAAATGAAAGCTGTCTCAGCTGAAGCGGGCAACTGCTTATTTAAACCAAACTACCAGCCTGCAAACGACAATGCGCAATTATCATCAGTAAAAGCGCTAGCAACGCTGAAAACACTTGCGGCAGTATACGCAGAAAAGTAAAAGCTAATTAAAAAAAACCGCCAAGCTATTTTGGCGGTTTTTTTGTTATTTGAAGTATAAATATGTAGCCTTTCCTATCGGAGCCTACTTTCCCATCGCTCCAATGGCGAATCAGCTTTAAACTTAAACCGCCCCATGCGATCTAAACTATCCACTTCAATGATTCGATCTTTATCCCCCACGATATTTGCCAGCTTTTCGCTTACCTTGCGGGTTGTCACGACTCTTACAGTAGGGTCTTCATTTAGGTAGCCTTTCAGCTGCTCGATGTCCTGAGTTGTCCAATCGAGCTCAGCTTTGTATTGACGACCAACAACAAACAGCTGATAACCTGCGGCAAAATCCTCTAGCGATTCAGACAACAACACTACCGCTTCCATATCCTGCTCAAAGAACCAGTCACTTTGCTGCTGAATGAGCTTGCGGCTTTGTGTCAGAGCTTGCTGTAAGTTACTGTGAATAACCGTCTTGTGTTGCGGCCACAGACGTATCAGATCATCTGCGATGATTTTGCTCATGCGCCCTAGGTTATTTGGATTTAGCCAAGCATAGATAGAGGTAGAACCATCATCCAATGTCAGCGCTGCCACACTGCTTCCTGTCGATGAGATTGATTGGCTCGCATCGACTTCCACTAAACGAATGTTGTGGTCACGCAGATAAGCATATGACGGGTCTTGTGGCCAAAGCGAGCGAATGGTTATCACAGCAGTCGCTTTCGGTGCTTCTTGTTCAACAACCTCTTCACCTTTGGCACTAAACCATGACTCTAAGCGACTCACACCATAGCGAGCTGGCGGAAGGTATTTTACTTCAATGGGTGTTCCCTGAGTAAGCTGTGTCGCCAAAATATGGGTTGCAGGGACAGTCGTTAGTATGTCCGCAGCCATCACAAATGGAGAGACTAACAAGGTCAACAATGCGATAGAAACCTGTCTGATATTCATAATTAGCCTTTTCTAAAAATACGATAAGCTGTCGCAAGCAGGAAGAAACTTGCGGAAACCATAATGATGGATGCGCCTGAAGGAATAGGTAACTTCAGCTCCATTGGTATCAAGGTGCCAATCAAACAGGCGGCGGTTGCGAGCACAGCAGAAACCACGACAAACTGCCCCATAGAACGAGTCACCAGTCGCGCCGTTGCCCCTGGAATAAGCAATAGCGCCCCAACCAAGACAGCACCGATGATTTTCACCGAGGCAATAGTGACCAAGGTGATCATCAAAACAAACAAATAGTCGAAAAAGCTCACCGCATAGCCACGAACCTTAGCGATATCTGGGCTAATGCAAGCAAGCAAAATTCGGTTATAGGTTGGGATAAGCACTAACAAAATAACCAAGCAGCTCAGCGCCAAAATCGCCAAGTCAAAGTCAGTTACGGTGAGAATTGAACCGAATAGAACGTTCTCTAACATGTGCACATTGACCTTGCGTGCGACATACATCAGCAGTGCTGCGCCAACCGCTAGTGCTAAGGCAAGAAAAACGCCTACCAAGGTATCGTAAGGTACATGAGTTCTGTTTCTGACAAAGTGCAGCAATAGTGCAAACACCATGCAAAAGCAAAATAGCCCTAGCATCGGGTTGTCAGGTGGCTCACCCAACAATACGCCCAGTGCAATACCTGTAAGCGCTGCGTGACCGACCGCTTCAGAGAAAAACGCCAAACGCTTTGCAATAACCAGAGTCCCTAAGCCGCCGAGCAGAGGCCCAACCATCAATGCAGCGACTAATGCGTTGACCAAGAAGGCATAGCGAAAACTCTCGCTAAGCAAACCCGCTTCAACCGCATCGATGGCAATTAATCTTAACCATTCCATTATGCAACCGCCTTATGCGTTGAGTGGTGTTTAAATAGCTGTTCTATCTTGTCGCCAGTCAGTACCTCTTGAACGCTGCCTGAGTCAACAATGGTGCGATTCACCACATGAACTCGCCCATCAAGACGTCTAACCGCACTGATGTCATGGTGAACGGCAAGCAAGGTTTTCCCTTCCGATACCAACTCATCCATTAGAGTTTCCAAGTAACGGACCCCCTGCTCATCCATGCCAGTGGTCGGCTCATCCAGTACTAACAAATTTGGGTTATCCAAAAGTGCTTGAGCAAACATAACTCTCTGCTGCTCACCACCAGAAAGTTCGCCCATACGGCGCTTGATTCTTGATGCCATACCTACTCGGTCAAGCTGCTGTTTAGCTCGTTCGATAAGCGGGCTTTTCTTGCGCCAAAACAGTGGGGCACGTGTCATGTTGAGCAAAACAAAATCTTCAACCGTGAGCGGTAAACTTGGCTCAAATGTGGCCTTTTGTGGCACATAACCTAAAGATTGTTTATTGCCATGCCAATCAATACCAATCTTGCCTTTGAAAGGTGTTAGCCCCAAGATTGAACGCAATAGTGATGTTTTCCCACCACCATTTGGTCCCATCAAAATATGGCATTGTGCACCTTCAAACTGATGGGAAATATTGTCCAGAACACAGTTATTAACGTAACTGAGACTAAGGTTTTCAACTTGAATTGACGGCCCCATTTAAGACTCCTTAGCTGCCGCAAACTGAATCGCTTCAACCAAGGTATCTAGGTTGTGTTTTGTCTCCACTTCAACTTTGTCCGCAGTGTAGTCACCATGAGTCATATGTGAGAAACGGTAGAGCTGCACACCAGTTGCTTCTTCAATGGTATCCACAAACCGATTTGGCATATCCAGCTCGTAGAACAGGATATCGATACCTGAGTGTTTGATTTTTTCGATGGTCTCTTGCAGTTGGCTCGCACTTGGTTCAACACCATGCGCTGGTTCAATCACTGCGGCAACTTCCACACCGAACTCTTGTAACAGATAACCATAAGCATTATGCGTAGTCGCAACTCGCATACCTGCGGTATCAAGGTCCACCAGTTTATTCATCGCTTCGTGTTTCATACGACGGAAGGTCTTTGCGTATTTGCGAGCATTTGAGCGGTAAAGTTTGGCATTTTCTGGGTCGATTTTGCCTAACTCTGCGGCAATGGTGTAAACCTTTTGAATTGTGGTAGATAACCCTACGAAGGTGTGCGGATTCACCGCATCACTGCCGACAGATTGTCCCATTGCAGGCAGCAGTGGCACATCTTTGTTGGCTTCAATCACAACCAGATCTTTTTTCTGAGCGGCATTAATAACCTCAAGGGCAAATTCATCATGTCCAATACCATTCACCACAATGGCATCCATCTGGTTAAGGCGCATTAAGTCATTTGGCTGAGGCAAATAGTTGTGGGCGTTAAAACCGGCATCGAGTAACGGGATCACTGACATCTTGTCGCCGACGACCGCTTTAACGTAACTATAGTAAGGGTGAAGAGTGATACCCACAGTCAGCTTTTCAGCGCTCACTGCTAGGGAAGAAAAAAGCATAGACGTCAACGCCAACGCTTGAAAAATCTTTTTGTTCATAAGTGTACCAAAGGGTGTACTAATTGTGAGTGCTGGTGAATACCACTTGTTTCCAAGCAAGATTCTCTAATCCATGTGCGGTTAGGTCATCACGGCTAGGTAGCATATTGGTCTGCGTGGCAATCCATATTATGCTTACCTCGCCATTAGCATTAAGTAAGATATCCGGGGCTTGACCTTCAAGACCAGCCTTCCCCAAATAGAACCCTGATTCAATCAGAGACCACTGATGCTCTCCATAGTGCTGCCAACTCTTATCTTGAGTAAACGGGGCTAACCACTCTTGCGCCAATGCTTCGGGAGTGGGCCAGCCATGATCATCTTGATAGGATCCGTCACTGTAGATATCTCGAATTTCCTCATGGGCAAGCTTCAAATCAGCAACCAATGCCCGAGTAACTTCTGACAACATCTGCACACTCACTTGATGCTGGCTATCAACACTTATCTTTTGCGCTTTTTGATGAAATGGTAGAAGCACTGCTGTGACCGTTAGTAAACTTACGATTGCGATGGCGACCCAACGCCCTTCACGGGCACCATCATCAGGCTTTACCCATTGAACGCTCATTGAAGCTCCACTACATCTATTTCTACTGGGGCTTCATGTCCCGCATCAAAGACCAGATAAAACTCACCTTCTGGGCGCTCAAAGCGAGCTTTTGAGTATTCGTTGGTAACTTCTCTGGCGATCAAGTTGTCATCATAATCAAACAACTCGATTTTATATTTTGGCGCAGTGCTGCCATCACTAAAGCCTGTTTGGCAATCGATGTGAGTGTCGCTTAGAGAACATTCCATCACTGGGTAATGAGCGACGGCGATAGGAGATAGAAAAGCGGCGAAAAGTGCCACAAAAGACATTTTGTTCATGGTAGAAATCTCAAACTAAAAAAAGGGCCGAAGCCCTTTTTGTTATTATTGCAATACAGCTTCGAAAGTTAGGTGAACACCTGATACGGCTTTGTCTGCCAGTGGGTGGTTATCTAAATCTTGCTTGTGACTTGCACGCAACAAGTAAACACCAGCTTGCTCTGGCGTGAAGCGCACAAAACCTTGCTTGTCAGAAACCACATCGATCTGCTCTTGTGCGTTACGGTACATAGTGCCATCGCGAGTCACATCAACTTTAACGCCTGCCGCTGCTTGACCGTTGAAGAACATTTGGAAAGTCACCTCTTCCCCTTCAACAATGTCTGCTGGGTGAGTAATTGGCTTAATTTCTAGGTACTTTTTCTCAAGCTCTAGCGCTTTATCCGTTGGCTGACCAAACGTGATGTAAGACTCGACGCGAGTGTAGTACATAGTGGTCGTGATGTCGCGAGCTTGCTCTGGC
It contains:
- a CDS encoding LysR family transcriptional regulator, yielding MTPYSNLPYSHNALKVFESVARLMSFTKAADELHVTQSAVSRQIKQLEDELNATLVVRKHRAIELTAKGKDLYEVLRKNFHELETLFKRWQKPDKQRIVIKSSLSFATRILLTKVSELNERYPDYEIVIIPSIEENPELSSEDCDLLIINTLNYQRYINHPNVTFMRDEYMAPVYAKSLREDEISLDDVLVLPHLHATLDHLDWKLWFSQAELKGTKVGRDTVFFSLDLALSACLSGQGVTVTDLLLVLPELKRGFLACPEKIILQHSQWKYLCYQGNQSAIISEIYDWLMAQTRSERDQLRQLCDEMNWDYSSVSL
- a CDS encoding MATE family efflux transporter → MQNSLDIDKNESITKTFWRFAIPSIAAMVVNGLYQVVDGMFVGHFIGYQGLAGINLAWPLIGIVAGLGVMVGMGGGSLVSIFRGEENFRASKAALSTSLGLSVLLGLVASLVLHNFGVWVLTAQGAEGNVLTLGSEYVAVFSWGAMFTVAAAALPMLIRNDNSPNFATGLMVVGAVVNIVLDYLFIGVWDLALEGAAIATLISQLIVVVIALWYFFSHKSQTRLSVSQFKLDAKIGARTLGLGASGLLMFFYFGFIAAVHNKLLLIHGSSVHVGAFAVIGYIGVLYYLTAEGLANGMQPLASYFFGARQGQKVSTVLTIALKSVLVLGILMVVFLNLFPESVVGMFSQGDQALLEATVHGMRLHLFALALDGFIFVASVYFMSVNQGGKALAVSAGNMLIQLPFLYVLPNWIGLDGIWLSVPLSNVVLSLIIAPVLWNDIRNKQGLSPQLATN
- a CDS encoding LysR family transcriptional regulator → MNWTLDQLEAFVTSVKQGSFSAAARKLGKAQSRVSTSIANLEADLGIELFDRSSRLPTLTQAGKEMYGEAESILSQCQRLEARAFSVSAKQEVALTIAMDEAVPIGAFEQFFEQVADRFPLLKLTIINGSQEDIAQWVDEKKADLGILFHVSTLPESLEFASIGQFQHSLIVSKHHDLASTPEPTITQLSRYKQLVICDRMGHSKGQAICANHWFIDSYYYITALVMRNIGWALVPEHLARDDFHRQDIVELSTKHIPHSVLVEMGIVKRADRGEGEVSDWIYQGLVDRFNRQ
- a CDS encoding NnrS family protein → MLNITDLKVEEKITPLLRLGFRPFFLLGSGYAALSVAIWVYAFQNGQPDMLGVPALWWHVHEMLFGFAMAIVAGFTLTAVQNWTGVNGTKSRRLAWLVGLWLAPRILFWTPAPLWLISSIEAVFLAMLAYEIGWRVYKVKGWRNLFFVPLFILALIANFASYATIKGMPPFTSMAVWQAMLWWFVLLLSVMGNRVIPFFTARRFNFEKPQPLFWLDFVATMPLVLMFVLSFFPLVQAELQQPILLFAGIFQLARFVRWKSWKTLSEPLVWSLHLSYQCLPVALILKGFAGSSYFSHTLWHLIAIGGLGGLILAMISRVTLGHTGRDIYKGPNMAIPFALVLVAAIVRSIAVSYFPQYTMQLIDLTAGLWIVAFAWYVVKFGPMLAKPRTDNRPG
- a CDS encoding zinc ABC transporter substrate-binding protein, whose translation is MNIRQVSIALLTLLVSPFVMAADILTTVPATHILATQLTQGTPIEVKYLPPARYGVSRLESWFSAKGEEVVEQEAPKATAVITIRSLWPQDPSYAYLRDHNIRLVEVDASQSISSTGSSVAALTLDDGSTSIYAWLNPNNLGRMSKIIADDLIRLWPQHKTVIHSNLQQALTQSRKLIQQQSDWFFEQDMEAVVLLSESLEDFAAGYQLFVVGRQYKAELDWTTQDIEQLKGYLNEDPTVRVVTTRKVSEKLANIVGDKDRIIEVDSLDRMGRFKFKADSPLERWESRLR
- a CDS encoding metal ABC transporter permease, which produces MEWLRLIAIDAVEAGLLSESFRYAFLVNALVAALMVGPLLGGLGTLVIAKRLAFFSEAVGHAALTGIALGVLLGEPPDNPMLGLFCFCMVFALLLHFVRNRTHVPYDTLVGVFLALALAVGAALLMYVARKVNVHMLENVLFGSILTVTDFDLAILALSCLVILLVLIPTYNRILLACISPDIAKVRGYAVSFFDYLFVLMITLVTIASVKIIGAVLVGALLLIPGATARLVTRSMGQFVVVSAVLATAACLIGTLIPMELKLPIPSGASIIMVSASFFLLATAYRIFRKG
- a CDS encoding metal ABC transporter ATP-binding protein, whose product is MGPSIQVENLSLSYVNNCVLDNISHQFEGAQCHILMGPNGGGKTSLLRSILGLTPFKGKIGIDWHGNKQSLGYVPQKATFEPSLPLTVEDFVLLNMTRAPLFWRKKSPLIERAKQQLDRVGMASRIKRRMGELSGGEQQRVMFAQALLDNPNLLVLDEPTTGMDEQGVRYLETLMDELVSEGKTLLAVHHDISAVRRLDGRVHVVNRTIVDSGSVQEVLTGDKIEQLFKHHSTHKAVA
- a CDS encoding zinc ABC transporter substrate-binding protein encodes the protein MLFSSLAVSAEKLTVGITLHPYYSYVKAVVGDKMSVIPLLDAGFNAHNYLPQPNDLMRLNQMDAIVVNGIGHDEFALEVINAAQKKDLVVIEANKDVPLLPAMGQSVGSDAVNPHTFVGLSTTIQKVYTIAAELGKIDPENAKLYRSNARKYAKTFRRMKHEAMNKLVDLDTAGMRVATTHNAYGYLLQEFGVEVAAVIEPAHGVEPSASQLQETIEKIKHSGIDILFYELDMPNRFVDTIEEATGVQLYRFSHMTHGDYTADKVEVETKHNLDTLVEAIQFAAAKES
- a CDS encoding DUF6162 family protein, encoding MSVQWVKPDDGAREGRWVAIAIVSLLTVTAVLLPFHQKAQKISVDSQHQVSVQMLSEVTRALVADLKLAHEEIRDIYSDGSYQDDHGWPTPEALAQEWLAPFTQDKSWQHYGEHQWSLIESGFYLGKAGLEGQAPDILLNANGEVSIIWIATQTNMLPSRDDLTAHGLENLAWKQVVFTSTHN
- a CDS encoding DUF4198 domain-containing protein, producing MRHKSSIKAIGLACTLLAGGMVSTVVEAHPRWILPSHFQVSKQDGDWLTFDVTASHGTFVFDKPASADSARIKLPNGETTRPDYVMKGKRRSVFDFNFVEQGTHKVTVNGEPGFRTQYKAGRRNTVKWARASKADRASMLPEQARDITTTMYYTRVESYITFGQPTDKALELEKKYLEIKPITHPADIVEGEEVTFQMFFNGQAAAGVKVDVTRDGTMYRNAQEQIDVVSDKQGFVRFTPEQAGVYLLRASHKQDLDNHPLADKAVSGVHLTFEAVLQ